One genomic window of Streptomonospora nanhaiensis includes the following:
- a CDS encoding apolipoprotein N-acyltransferase, giving the protein MPMPPPGAPSAPGAPGSPGTAGPAGRAGSPASGRPSRRRRYLWLAAGTAVSLFAVHGNWDIPLAAWVYAVFLLRFTRTGGAAAGTAWMVGVASLGLAFWFWQADVFSPPMLLLAAALALIEAVPFVLDRLAAPRLARRGALAASLVFPAATAATEFLTASLSPLGTIYGVLGGTQHGNLPLIQIASVTGVYGVSFLVAWFAAVAAHAWETGWGAPRTRRLVVVYTAVLALVLSFGGARLGFAPPSSPTVRVAGVTLAEETWDTRVSAAFTEFDSLEAIVAADRGRVREVFAPIHDELLRATEREARAGARLVVWSESAAHTREEDKGALLEQVAAVAREHRVYVQIGVSVYIHEKPYMRNQTVLVTPEGETAWTYDKAHPIPVLEPYDAGSGETPVADTPFGRLATAICYDVDFPQTLRQAGAQGAGIVLLPSNEWEGIRKLHAERALFRAVEGGFSLVRPVNRGQSTAVDHQGRTIATTDYFDTGEQAMVAEVPTAGATTVYSRVGDLFSWLCLAGLLVLLALAARSRARRHGG; this is encoded by the coding sequence ATGCCCATGCCACCCCCCGGCGCGCCCAGCGCCCCCGGCGCCCCGGGCTCTCCCGGCACCGCCGGCCCGGCCGGCCGCGCCGGCTCCCCCGCATCCGGCCGGCCCTCCCGCCGGCGCCGCTACCTCTGGCTGGCGGCGGGCACCGCCGTCTCGCTGTTCGCCGTCCACGGCAACTGGGACATCCCGCTCGCCGCCTGGGTCTACGCCGTCTTCCTGCTCCGCTTCACCCGCACCGGCGGCGCCGCGGCGGGCACGGCCTGGATGGTCGGCGTCGCCTCGCTGGGCCTGGCGTTCTGGTTCTGGCAGGCCGACGTGTTCTCCCCGCCGATGCTGCTGCTCGCCGCGGCCCTGGCGCTCATCGAGGCCGTGCCCTTCGTCCTGGACCGGCTCGCGGCGCCGCGCCTGGCCCGCCGCGGCGCCCTGGCCGCGAGCCTGGTGTTCCCCGCGGCGACCGCGGCCACCGAGTTCCTCACCGCCTCGCTCAGCCCGCTGGGCACCATCTACGGCGTGCTCGGCGGCACCCAGCACGGCAACCTCCCGCTCATCCAGATCGCCTCGGTCACCGGGGTGTACGGGGTCAGCTTCCTCGTGGCCTGGTTCGCCGCCGTGGCCGCGCACGCCTGGGAGACCGGGTGGGGCGCCCCGCGCACCCGCCGCCTGGTGGTCGTCTACACGGCCGTCCTCGCCCTCGTGCTGTCCTTCGGCGGCGCCCGGCTGGGGTTCGCGCCGCCGTCGTCGCCGACCGTGCGCGTCGCCGGGGTCACCCTGGCCGAGGAGACGTGGGACACCAGGGTGAGCGCCGCCTTCACCGAGTTCGACTCCCTGGAGGCCATCGTCGCGGCCGACCGGGGCCGCGTGCGCGAGGTGTTCGCGCCGATCCACGACGAGCTGCTGCGCGCCACCGAGCGCGAGGCGCGCGCCGGCGCCCGGCTCGTGGTGTGGTCGGAGTCGGCCGCCCACACCCGCGAGGAGGACAAGGGCGCGCTGCTGGAGCAGGTCGCCGCCGTCGCCCGCGAGCACCGCGTCTACGTGCAGATCGGGGTGTCGGTCTACATCCACGAGAAGCCCTACATGCGCAACCAGACCGTCCTGGTGACACCGGAGGGCGAGACCGCCTGGACCTACGACAAGGCCCACCCCATCCCGGTCCTGGAGCCCTACGACGCCGGCTCGGGCGAGACCCCGGTGGCCGACACCCCGTTCGGCCGGCTGGCCACCGCCATCTGCTACGACGTGGACTTCCCGCAGACCCTGCGGCAGGCGGGCGCGCAGGGGGCGGGCATCGTGCTGCTGCCGTCCAACGAGTGGGAGGGGATCCGCAAGCTGCACGCCGAGCGGGCGCTGTTCCGCGCGGTCGAGGGCGGGTTCTCCCTGGTGCGGCCGGTCAACCGGGGGCAGTCCACCGCCGTCGACCACCAGGGCCGCACCATCGCCACCACCGACTACTTCGACACCGGTGAGCAGGCGATGGTGGCCGAGGTCCCCACCGCGGGCGCGACGACCGTCTACAGCCGGGTCGGCGACCTGTTCTCGTGGCTGTGCCTGGCCGGGCTGCTGGTGCTGCTGGCCCTGGCCGCGCGGAGCCGGGCGCGGCGCCACGGCGGCTGA